The Rhododendron vialii isolate Sample 1 chromosome 8a, ASM3025357v1 genome has a window encoding:
- the LOC131298069 gene encoding pyridoxal 5'-phosphate synthase-like subunit PDX1.2, with the protein MADDGAVTVYNGSITTTDAMTQNPFSIKVGLAQMLRNGAIIEVTNPDQAKIAESAGASCIVVSDPFQPGRISRMPDPSLVKEIKNTVSIPIMAKSRVGHFVESQILESVGVDYIDESEVLSVADEENFVNKHNFRVPFVCGCKDLGEAMRRIREGAAMIRSQGDLTGSGNIVETIRSVRKVMGDIRVLTNLDEDEVFAFSKKISAPYDIVAQTKQMGRLPVVHFAAGGIATPADAALMMQLGCDGVFIGQEVFRCSDPYKRARAIVEAVRNYNDPHVLAETSCGLEEDMAGLNLDSVEQLGTLGTY; encoded by the exons ATGGCAGACGACGGCGCCGTCACAGTCTACAACGGCAGCATCACCACCACTGACGCCATGACACAAAACCCATTCTCGATCAAAGTCGGCCTGGCCCAAATGCTCAGAAACGGAGCCATCATCGAAGTCACCAATCCAGACCAAGCCAAGATCGCCGAATCCGCCGGGGCTTCTTGCATCGTCGTCTCGGATCCATTCCAACCCGGTAGAATTTCCCGCATGCCCGACCCGTCTCTCGTCAAGGAGATCAAGAACACGGTCTCGATACCCATCATGGCCAAATCCAGAGTCGGGCATTTCGTGGAATCCCAAATACTTGAATCCGTTGGCGTCGATTATATCGATGAGAGCGAGGTTCTTTCGGTGGCCGACGAGGAGAATTTCGTCAACAAGCACAATTTCAG GGTTCCGTTTGTGTGTGGGTGTAAAGATCTAGGAGAGGCCATGAGGAGAATTCGAGAAGGTGCTGCAATGATAAGATCTCAGGGGGATTTAACTGGTTCCGGAAACATTGTAGAAACCATCCGTAGCGTGAGGAAAGTGATGGGTGATATTCGGGTTCTAACAAATCTGGACGAAGACGAAGTTTTCGCCTTTTCGAAGAAGATATCGGCGCCTTACGACATTGTGGCCCAGACCAAGCAAATGGGCAGGCTTCCCGTCGTGCATTTCGCGGCAGGAGGGATTGCGACGCCAGCGGACGCGGCTTTGATGATGCAACTGGGTTGTGATGGGGTTTTCATTGGACAAGAGGTTTTTCGATGCTCGGATCCGTATAAGCGGGCTCGGGCAATTGTGGAGGCAGTGAGGAACTATAATGATCCCCATGTTCTGGCAGAGACGAGCTGTGGGTTGGAAGAGGACATGGCCGGACTCAATCTCGATAGCGTCGAACAGCTTGGCACCTTAGGCACCTATTGA
- the LOC131298139 gene encoding uncharacterized protein LOC131298139, which produces MVIRNANCLMKCPAENQSRKFLNWELLLRCFDCHSYWVFCLTSVAAKVRELLWDGGCRGCGKECAGGRRQARNISHNVRCTECGSQSIEDSQADIAIHLRKDLWLALGLAKSVSPPTPNAAAANKLYKGG; this is translated from the exons ATGGTAATTAGGAACGCCAACTGTTTGATGAAATGTCCAGCTGAAAACCAGAGTCGAAAATTCTTGAACTGGGAGTTACTCTTACGTTGTTTCGATTGCCACAGCTATTGGGTGTTTTGTTTAACTTCTGTAGCTGCTAAAGTTAGAGAATTGTTGTGGGATGGAGGGTGCAGAGGATGCGGTAAGGAATGCGCAGGTGGTAGACGCCAGGCCAGAAACATCAGTCACAATGTCCGGTGCACTGAGTGTGGCAGTCAGTCCATTGAAGATTCACAAGCAGATATTGCCATTCACCTCAGGAAG GACTTGTGGCTTGCTCTGGGATTAGCCAAATCTGTTTCCCCACCTACACCAAATGCAGCCGCAGCGAACAAACTATACAAAGGTGGCTAA